A region from the Macaca mulatta isolate MMU2019108-1 chromosome 13, T2T-MMU8v2.0, whole genome shotgun sequence genome encodes:
- the IAH1 gene encoding isoamyl acetate-hydrolyzing esterase 1 homolog precursor (The RefSeq protein has 1 substitution compared to this genomic sequence), translating into MALCEAAGCGSALLWPRLLLFGDSITQFSFQQGGWGASLADKLVRKCDVLNRGFSGYNTRWAKIILPRLIRKGNSLDIPVAVTIFFGANDSALKDENPKQHIPLEEYAANLKSMVQYLKSVDIPENRVILITPTPLCETAWEKECIIQGCKLNRLNSVVGEYANACLQVAQDCGTDVLDLWTLMQDSQDFSSYLSDGLHLSPKGNEFLFSHLWPLIEKKVSSLPLLLPYWRDVAEAKPELSLLGDGDH; encoded by the exons ATGGCGCTGTGCGAGGCCGCGGGCTGCGCGAGCGCCCTGCTCTGGCCTCGCTTGTTGCTCTTCGGggactccatcacccag TTTTCCTTCCAGCAGGGTGGATGGGGAGCATCGCTGGCTGACAAGCTGGTCAG AAAATGTGATGTTCTGAATCGTGGATTCTCAGGTTACAATACCAGATGGGCCAAAATTATCCTTCCAAGATTAATCAGGAAAGGAAATAGCTTGGACATCCCAGTAGCAGTTACAATTTTCTTTGGGGCCAATGACAGTGCATTAAAAG ATGAGAATCCCAAGCAGCACATTCCCCTGGAGGAGTATGCTGCGAATTTAAAGAGCATGGTGCAGTACCTGAAGTCTGTGGACATCCCTGAGAATCGAGTCATTCTCATCACGCCGACCCCACTTTGTGAAACAGCCTGGGAAAAAGAGTGCATCATACAAG GTTGCAAACTAAATCGCCTGAACTCTGTTGTTGGTGAATATGCCAATGCGTGTTTACAAGTGGCCCAAGACTGTGGGACTGACGTACTTGACCTGTGGACCCTGATGCAGgacagccag GACTTCTCATCTTATTTATCAGATGGACTACATTTGTCTCCAAAGGGGAATGAATTTTTGTTCTCGCATCTCTGGCCTTTGATAGAGAAAAAGGTCTCTTCTCTGCCTTTGTTGCTTCCTTACTGGCGGGATGTAGCAGAAGCAAAACCTGAATTAAGTCTgctgggagatggagaccattag
- the IAH1 gene encoding isoamyl acetate-hydrolyzing esterase 1 homolog isoform X1, protein MVQYLKSVDIPENRVILITPTPLCETAWEKECIIQGCKLNRLNSVVGEYANACLQVAQDCGTDVLDLWTLMQDSQDFSSYLSDGLHLSPKGNEFLFSHLWPLIEKKVSSLPLLLPYWRDVAEAKPELSLLGDGDH, encoded by the exons ATGGTGCAGTACCTGAAGTCTGTGGACATCCCTGAGAATCGAGTCATTCTCATCACGCCGACCCCACTTTGTGAAACAGCCTGGGAAAAAGAGTGCATCATACAAG GTTGCAAACTAAATCGCCTGAACTCTGTTGTTGGTGAATATGCCAATGCGTGTTTACAAGTGGCCCAAGACTGTGGGACTGACGTACTTGACCTGTGGACCCTGATGCAGgacagccag GACTTCTCATCTTATTTATCAGATGGACTACATTTGTCTCCAAAGGGGAATGAATTTTTGTTCTCGCATCTCTGGCCTTTGATAGAGAAAAAGGTCTCTTCTCTGCCTTTGTTGCTTCCTTACTGGCGGGATGTAGCAGAAGCAAAACCTGAATTAAGTCTgctgggagatggagaccattag